A region of the Streptomyces durocortorensis genome:
GGAGCCGTGGGGCGGCCGACGGGAGCGGGAGGCGGGCGCGGGTCGGCCGCATCGTGGAATCCGATCGACGCCGGGACGCGGCCAATGGTGGGATGACCGCCATGAACGATCTTTCGATACGGTCCGCGACCGCGGCCGACCTGGACGAGGTCCTCGCGTTCTGGAAGACGGCGGCCGAGGGCACCAGCATCAGTGACGACAGCGACGGGGTCGCCCGCCTGGTGGCACGGGATGCGGACGCGCTGATCCTCGCCGAGGTGGACGGGGTGCTGGTGGGCACGGTGATCGCGGGCTTCGACGGCTGGCGCTGCCATCTCTACCGGCTCGCGGTCCACCCCGGCCGGCGCCGCAGGGGCGTCGGCAGCGCCCTTCTCGCAGCGGCGGAGGAACGGTTCACCGCTCTGGGGGGTCGGCGCGCCGACGCCATGGTGCTCGACCGCAACGCCTCGGCCCACCACGCCTGGCGCGCCGGGGGCTACGGGCCCGAGCCGCAGTGGAGCCGCTGGGTGAAGCACCTGTCGGGCTGACACGAGGGCCCTCCCGCGCGCGGTCCACGCCACGCCGCACGCGCGGACGGACGCCCTCGCCTCGCCCCGGACGATCACTCCCATCACGCCGACGCCGCGCGATCCGCCGGTCTCTGCCTGATCATGGGACGGAGGTGAGCCGATGACCGAAGTGCTTCTGCTGTTCGTCGCTCTGCTGCTCTGTGTCGCCTGCGGTGCCTTCGTCGCGGCGGAGTTCTCCCTGACCACGGTGGAGCGGAGCGAGCTCGAACGGGCTGTCGAGCGGGGTGACCGGGGTGCGGCGAGCGCGCTGAAGGCCGTCCGCACTCTGACCTTTCAGCTCTCGGGCGCCCAGCTCGGCATCACCGTCACCAATCTGGTGATCGGCATGCTCGCCGAACCGTCGATCGCGAAGCTCATCCGCGGTCCGGTCGAGGCCGCGGGGCTGCCTCCGGCGGCCGCGTCCACACTGGCGCTCGTCATCGGCACCGCGCTGTCCACGGTGGTGCTGATGGTCATCGGCGAGCTGGTCCCGAAGAACTGGGCGATCTCCTCGCCGCTGGCCGTGGCCAAGGCGGTGGCCACACCGCAACGGGCGTTCACCGCCGTGTTCCGGCCCTTCATCAGCCACCTCAACAACACGGCCAACCGCATCGTGCGCCGCGCCGGCCTGGAGCCAACCGAGGAACTGGCCTCGGCCCGCAGCCCGCAGGAGCTCGTCGCCCTGGCCCGGCACTCCGCGAAGCAGGGGGCGCTGGAGGCGGACACCGCCGAGCTCTTCGTCCGCACCCTGAACCTGTCCGAGCTGACGGCGGAGAACGTGATGACACCGCGGGTCCAGGTCACCGCGCTGGACCTGCACGCCACGGCCGAGGACGTGGCCAACGCCACCCGGGCCACCGGCCTTTCCCGCTTCCCCGTCTACCGGGGCAGCCTGGACACCGTGGTCGGCGTGGCCCTCATCAAGGACGTCCTGGCGATCCCCGCCGACGAGCGGCCCCGCACCCGCGTATCGGAGCTGCTGCGTGAACCCCTGCTCGTACCGGAGACGCTGACCGTGGACCGGCTGCTGGACCGGCTGTCCGGAAAGCTCGCCATGGCCGTGGTGATCGACGAATACGGCGGGACGGCGGGCGTCGCGACGCTGGAGGACATCGTGGAGGAGGTCGTCGGCGAGGTCCGCGACGAACACGATCCGCACGAGACGCCCGACCTCGCGGCCGCCGGGGAGGACGCCGACGGCCGCACACTGTGGTCGGCCGACGGAGCCGCCCGCACCGATCAGCTCCGCACGATCGGACTGCGGGTGCCGGACGGGCCCTACGAGACCCTGGCCGGGCTGATCGCAGCCGAGCTCGGACGGATTCCCACGGTGGACGACACGCTGGAACTGGCGGGGTGGCGGATCGACGTGGTGGACGCCTCGGGCCGCCGGGCCGCACGGGCCCTGCTGCACGCGCCCCTGCCCGGGTCCGAGAGCCGGACGGAGGGTGCACGGTGATCGCGCTTCAGCTCTTCATCGGTGTGCTGATGGTGGTGGTCAACGCCTTCTTCGTGGGCGCCGAGTTCGCCCTGATCTCCGTACGCCGCAGCCAGATCGAGCCGGAGGCCGAAGCCGGCAACCGCAGGGCCCGCAGCGTCATCTGGGGCCTGGAGCACGTCTCCGCGCTGCTGGCCGCGGCGCAGCTCGGGATCACGCTCAGCACCCTGGTGCTGGGCATCGTGGCCGAGCCCGCCATCGCCCATCTGCTGGAACCGCTCTTCGACGCGGTGGGCGTGCCGCACGGTCTCGTCCACCCGCTGTCGTTCGTCATCGCGCTGAGCGTGGCGACCTATCTGCACATGCTGCTCGGCGAGATGGTGCCGAAGAACATCGCGCTGGCCGAACCCGCCCGCAGCGCTCTGCTGCTCGGCCCGCCGCTGGTCGCGATGGCCCGCGCCCTGCGCCCGGTGATCTTCACGGTCAACGCCTTCGCCAACGCCCTGCTCAAGC
Encoded here:
- a CDS encoding GNAT family N-acetyltransferase, yielding MTAMNDLSIRSATAADLDEVLAFWKTAAEGTSISDDSDGVARLVARDADALILAEVDGVLVGTVIAGFDGWRCHLYRLAVHPGRRRRGVGSALLAAAEERFTALGGRRADAMVLDRNASAHHAWRAGGYGPEPQWSRWVKHLSG
- a CDS encoding hemolysin family protein; its protein translation is MTEVLLLFVALLLCVACGAFVAAEFSLTTVERSELERAVERGDRGAASALKAVRTLTFQLSGAQLGITVTNLVIGMLAEPSIAKLIRGPVEAAGLPPAAASTLALVIGTALSTVVLMVIGELVPKNWAISSPLAVAKAVATPQRAFTAVFRPFISHLNNTANRIVRRAGLEPTEELASARSPQELVALARHSAKQGALEADTAELFVRTLNLSELTAENVMTPRVQVTALDLHATAEDVANATRATGLSRFPVYRGSLDTVVGVALIKDVLAIPADERPRTRVSELLREPLLVPETLTVDRLLDRLSGKLAMAVVIDEYGGTAGVATLEDIVEEVVGEVRDEHDPHETPDLAAAGEDADGRTLWSADGAARTDQLRTIGLRVPDGPYETLAGLIAAELGRIPTVDDTLELAGWRIDVVDASGRRAARALLHAPLPGSESRTEGAR